Proteins co-encoded in one Pelobates fuscus isolate aPelFus1 chromosome 5, aPelFus1.pri, whole genome shotgun sequence genomic window:
- the LOC134612766 gene encoding uncharacterized protein LOC134612766, which yields MRFCSFILLHSVCFLGISTKGRDIMKQRSNLLPCHGEQVALLSDGLLQLGSGLKREAVHTEERISRILKQIDLFNISLENIFNDVFQTAKLGQDLETKTRVFLLNDTMCQTVAELKKEVAMIKVLGASLEGKIKPLEKKIRKAVNNHNKNDLFPTMSTILSSIENQNTQIEELILVVNIHQDKINMQEQQIETLLKMVESRSIKKKSKRIRDALK from the exons ATGAGATTCTGTTCTTTTATTCTGCTGCATTCAGTCTGCTTTCTAGGTATATCCACAAAGGGCAGGGATATAATGAAACAACGATCTAACCTGCTGCCTTGCCATGGAGAACAAGTAGCTCTACTCTCTGATGGTCTTCTCCAGCTCGGATCTGGATTGAAGAGAGAAGCTGTCCATACAGAAGAGCGTATTTCCAGGATTTTGAAACAAATTGATCTATTCAATATATCTCTTGAAAACATATTTAATGATGTTTTCCAAACTGCTAAACTCGGGCAAGATCTTGAAACAAAAACTAGAGTCTTTCTTCTTAATGATACAATGTGCCAGACTGTGGCTGAATTGAAAAAAGAGGTGGCTATGATAAAGGTACTTGGAGCATCCCTGGAGGGCAAGATTAAACCTTTGGAAAAGAAGATTAGGAAGGCTGTGAACAATCACAACAAGAACGATTTGTTTCCAACCATGTCAACTATTTTG tCTTCAATCGAAAACCAAAACACACAAATTGAAGAGCTGATTCTAGTGGTCAACATCCATCAGGACAAGATTAACATGCAAGAGCAGCAGATTGAGACCTTATTAAAGATG GTTGAGTCAAGAAGCATAAAGAAAAAGTCTAAACGAATAAGAGATGCTCTCAAATAA